One Bradyrhizobium sp. CCGB12 genomic window carries:
- a CDS encoding ABC transporter substrate-binding protein, with the protein MRRREFITLVGSAIVALPLTALAQKEGRTYRLGCLSPHPRDIPFNVLFFDKLRRAGFIERQNLSIDYRAFAAHLDLISQYAAELVLAQPDVIYAASDAAVHAVQQATNSIPIVGIAGDMVGERLVESFARPNGNTTGISIFSRELDGKRQDILIEAVPGIRRMAALADPRIPTETNARALQEAARAKNVELSIYRITRAEEIVATIDEAEASGARALNVFSSSMIDGNVPLIIERVAALRLPAMYQWAYWAEIGGFIGYGPSLDQLADRTAQFAVSLLRGTMPADMPVEQPTKFELVINLKTSMAMGMTVPAALLARADKVIE; encoded by the coding sequence ATGCGACGGCGCGAGTTCATAACGCTAGTCGGCAGTGCGATCGTGGCGTTGCCGCTCACAGCGTTGGCTCAGAAAGAGGGACGGACATATCGCCTAGGTTGCTTGTCTCCGCATCCTCGCGATATTCCCTTTAACGTACTCTTTTTTGACAAACTACGGCGCGCTGGTTTCATTGAACGCCAAAACCTCTCGATCGATTACCGCGCCTTTGCTGCGCATCTCGATCTGATTTCGCAATATGCGGCGGAGCTAGTCTTGGCCCAGCCCGATGTCATCTATGCCGCTAGCGATGCGGCAGTTCACGCCGTACAGCAGGCAACCAACAGCATTCCCATCGTCGGGATCGCAGGCGATATGGTCGGGGAACGATTGGTAGAATCGTTCGCCCGGCCCAATGGCAATACCACAGGGATCAGCATCTTCTCCCGTGAGCTTGACGGCAAGCGACAGGACATCCTGATCGAAGCCGTGCCCGGAATTCGCCGCATGGCAGCTCTCGCCGATCCCCGCATTCCAACTGAGACGAACGCTCGCGCCCTGCAAGAGGCGGCGCGTGCAAAAAACGTCGAGCTTTCAATCTATCGCATCACCAGAGCCGAGGAGATTGTCGCGACTATCGATGAAGCAGAGGCATCGGGCGCCAGGGCGCTGAATGTTTTTTCGTCCTCGATGATCGACGGCAATGTTCCGCTGATTATAGAACGAGTTGCAGCACTGCGGCTTCCGGCGATGTATCAATGGGCCTATTGGGCCGAGATAGGTGGCTTTATCGGCTACGGGCCATCCCTCGATCAGTTGGCAGACCGCACGGCGCAATTTGCGGTGAGCCTTTTGCGCGGCACGATGCCCGCCGATATGCCGGTCGAACAGCCGACGAAATTCGAGCTCGTGATCAACCTCAAGACGTCGATGGCGATGGGCATGACGGTTCCGGCGGCTTTATTGGCGCGCGCTGACAAGGTGATCGAATGA
- a CDS encoding sterol desaturase family protein: MVVGAWLGVIGIVLGGPRVPATIGLSALFLATLLGGPYVPTPDFLQPRFYLGLDWLVLDLFFTGAAFVLLEWIFPRVRPEQGPLSPGWRLDLAYFGVNHLLIGVFLVVSTHFAHDYFAWAISPSLQAHVVALPAIVRFVLVILAADAVEYISHRAYHEVPWLWRIHAVHHSPEHMDWLSGSRLHFFEPLATRALVLVPIVLLGFPQDTIFAYLIFISVQSVLIHSNIKMDVGWLRYVIVTPQFHHWHHASDAEAIDKNYAAHTPLFDMLGRTWHLPKDRWPVKYGTVKPIPGGMLGQFVHPFVGPVKEFLEHRNP, encoded by the coding sequence ATGGTCGTCGGTGCCTGGCTCGGTGTCATCGGGATCGTGCTCGGCGGCCCGCGGGTGCCCGCTACGATCGGCCTCAGTGCGCTTTTCCTCGCCACGCTGCTTGGCGGGCCCTATGTGCCAACACCGGATTTTCTCCAGCCGCGCTTCTATCTCGGACTCGACTGGCTGGTGCTCGATCTATTCTTCACCGGCGCAGCATTCGTGCTGCTCGAGTGGATCTTCCCACGGGTGCGGCCGGAGCAAGGGCCGCTCAGCCCCGGCTGGAGGCTCGATCTCGCCTATTTCGGCGTCAACCATCTGCTGATCGGCGTCTTCCTAGTGGTCTCGACACATTTTGCCCATGACTATTTCGCCTGGGCGATCAGCCCGTCACTGCAAGCGCATGTCGTGGCCCTGCCGGCGATCGTCCGATTCGTGCTGGTGATCCTGGCGGCCGATGCAGTCGAATACATCTCTCACCGCGCCTATCACGAGGTGCCGTGGTTGTGGCGAATTCATGCGGTCCATCATTCGCCCGAACACATGGACTGGCTCTCGGGATCGCGCCTCCATTTCTTCGAGCCATTGGCAACGCGCGCCCTGGTGCTGGTGCCGATCGTCCTGCTCGGCTTCCCGCAAGACACGATCTTCGCCTATCTTATTTTCATCTCTGTGCAATCGGTGCTGATCCATTCAAACATCAAGATGGATGTCGGCTGGCTGCGGTACGTGATCGTTACACCGCAATTCCATCACTGGCACCACGCGTCGGACGCCGAGGCCATCGACAAGAACTACGCGGCACACACGCCGCTGTTCGATATGCTGGGCAGAACTTGGCACCTGCCCAAAGACCGCTGGCCGGTCAAATACGGTACGGTGAAGCCGATCCCCGGCGGCATGCTCGGCCAGTTTGTGCACCCCTTCGTCGGGCCGGTGAAAGAATTCCTTGAACACCGGAACCCATGA
- a CDS encoding Spy/CpxP family protein refolding chaperone: MRHSRRVGPAASPNNVRSAAESESQFRGAMLTAAKLVEPALDEFYATLSSEQKAHFNTLRQLASP, from the coding sequence ATGCGTCATTCGCGACGGGTCGGGCCAGCAGCAAGTCCGAACAATGTCCGTTCTGCCGCTGAAAGCGAAAGTCAATTCAGAGGGGCCATGCTGACGGCCGCCAAGCTGGTCGAACCCGCCCTGGACGAGTTCTATGCCACCTTGAGCAGCGAGCAGAAGGCGCACTTCAACACGCTGCGACAGCTCGCAAGCCCGTGA
- a CDS encoding SDR family oxidoreductase — MTKTILITGTSSGFGRETAERLARDGYRVFAAMRDIASRNRCHADALRSQKIDVVELDVTDGGSVDRAIASILAKAGKINVLVNNAGIASAGVTEAFTADQAKAIFDTNVIGLLRVTRAVLPSMRREREGLIINMGSVLGRVTIPFFGIYGASKMAIEALTDSIRLEVSQLGVDVVEVQPGAYATSLYSSIQRPADGDITKSYGEVGKTPDALFKILESMLQAKDAPKPHDIAEAVANLVGQAKGSRAARTVVGTSFGADKINADVAPVQKAVVGGLGLGHLEELA, encoded by the coding sequence ATGACCAAGACCATTCTCATCACCGGCACATCGAGCGGCTTCGGCCGCGAAACCGCGGAAAGGCTGGCGCGCGACGGCTATCGCGTGTTCGCCGCGATGCGCGACATCGCCAGCCGCAATCGCTGCCACGCCGACGCGCTGCGAAGCCAGAAAATCGACGTCGTCGAGCTCGATGTTACCGATGGCGGCTCGGTCGATCGCGCCATTGCTTCTATCCTCGCCAAGGCCGGCAAGATCAACGTGCTGGTCAACAACGCCGGCATTGCATCAGCCGGCGTGACCGAAGCCTTCACGGCCGATCAAGCCAAGGCGATCTTCGACACCAACGTCATCGGTCTCCTCCGCGTCACCCGGGCAGTGCTACCATCGATGCGTCGGGAGCGCGAAGGTCTCATTATCAACATGGGCTCGGTCCTCGGCCGGGTGACGATCCCCTTCTTCGGCATCTACGGCGCGAGCAAGATGGCGATCGAAGCTTTGACCGACAGTATTCGGCTGGAGGTCTCCCAACTCGGCGTAGACGTGGTGGAAGTTCAGCCTGGCGCCTACGCGACAAGCTTGTACTCTAGCATCCAGAGGCCTGCCGACGGCGATATCACGAAGTCCTACGGCGAGGTCGGCAAGACTCCCGACGCCCTCTTCAAGATCTTGGAGTCAATGTTGCAGGCTAAGGACGCTCCGAAGCCTCACGACATTGCCGAGGCGGTCGCCAATCTCGTCGGCCAGGCGAAGGGCAGTCGCGCCGCTCGGACGGTGGTGGGCACGTCGTTCGGTGCTGACAAGATCAATGCCGACGTCGCGCCCGTCCAGAAGGCCGTCGTCGGCGGTCTGGGCCTCGGGCATCTCGAAGAACTCGCGTGA
- a CDS encoding class I SAM-dependent methyltransferase, translating into MRLKVIPVPDLGEDALSRCGVGPGKRILDLECGVGDTSLLIAGLVGPTGLVVGIDKSADFIEAAERRATVAGLCYWTRFATADPNTFVARERFDIVIVRLTLLLQSEHAAFLRLCACARPDGVIMVVSSEPAKKADSNRLESAPDCYDRLVGGLHDAGMPVSRHRPRRDVRRSPNV; encoded by the coding sequence TTGCGACTGAAGGTCATACCCGTGCCTGACCTGGGTGAGGATGCCCTGAGTCGTTGCGGCGTTGGACCCGGCAAGCGTATCCTCGATCTAGAGTGCGGCGTTGGCGACACATCTCTCTTGATCGCCGGGTTGGTTGGCCCCACTGGCCTTGTGGTCGGAATCGACAAATCGGCGGACTTCATCGAGGCCGCGGAGAGGCGCGCGACGGTTGCCGGTCTGTGCTATTGGACACGGTTTGCCACTGCCGATCCCAACACCTTCGTTGCCCGGGAACGATTCGACATCGTCATTGTTCGGCTGACTCTCTTGCTTCAAAGCGAACACGCCGCCTTCTTGCGGCTGTGCGCCTGCGCTCGTCCGGACGGAGTCATCATGGTCGTCTCCAGCGAGCCCGCCAAAAAGGCGGATTCGAATCGGCTCGAATCGGCTCCCGATTGCTATGACCGACTGGTCGGTGGCTTGCACGACGCTGGAATGCCTGTTTCCCGCCACCGACCCCGTCGAGACGTACGCCGATCGCCGAACGTTTGA
- a CDS encoding Spy/CpxP family protein refolding chaperone yields MSSRQTAPFSAPHERRTSTSKLGLSRRVGPAVSPSNVRSAAESESQFRGAILTAAKLVEPALNEFYATLSSEQKARFNTLQQVASP; encoded by the coding sequence ATGTCGTCTCGTCAAACCGCGCCTTTTTCCGCTCCCCACGAAAGGCGGACGTCAACGTCCAAGTTGGGTCTTTCGCGACGGGTCGGGCCAGCAGTAAGTCCGAGCAATGTCCGTTCTGCCGCTGAAAGCGAAAGTCAATTCAGAGGGGCCATCCTGACGGCCGCCAAGCTGGTCGAACCCGCCCTGAACGAGTTCTATGCCACCTTGAGCAGCGAGCAGAAGGCGCGCTTCAACACGCTGCAACAGGTCGCAAGCCCGTGA
- a CDS encoding sugar phosphate isomerase/epimerase: MRDFSSDHRWLSLNTATVRKQGDLVEIIEACAKHGIRAIDPWRDQVAAVGLDRAARAVRDAGLDLSGYCRGGMFTSDASRRGEVRDDNRRCVDEAKALGAPCIVLVVGGLPQYSRPGSEASKDIGAARGQVEEALAEMLDYARQANLPLAIEPLHPAYAADRACVNTTRQALDICDRLDPGRTGMLGVALDVYHIWWDPELIGQIARAGKDRLLAFHVCDWLVPTRDILNDRGMMGDGVIDIKSVRHAVEAQGFAGYSEIEIFSNDWWGKPMDEVLRTCIARHKTVV; the protein is encoded by the coding sequence ATGCGTGATTTCTCGTCCGACCACCGCTGGCTGTCGCTGAATACGGCGACCGTCCGCAAGCAGGGTGACCTCGTCGAGATCATCGAGGCCTGTGCGAAGCATGGCATCCGCGCCATCGATCCCTGGCGCGACCAGGTCGCGGCCGTGGGTCTCGACCGCGCCGCGCGCGCGGTGCGCGACGCCGGTCTTGATCTCTCGGGCTATTGCCGTGGCGGCATGTTCACCTCGGATGCGTCGCGACGGGGCGAGGTGCGCGACGACAACCGGCGTTGCGTCGATGAAGCCAAGGCGCTGGGCGCGCCCTGCATCGTTCTCGTCGTCGGCGGCCTGCCGCAATATTCGCGGCCGGGCAGCGAGGCGTCGAAAGATATCGGGGCAGCGCGCGGGCAGGTCGAGGAGGCGCTTGCGGAGATGCTGGACTACGCCAGACAGGCAAACCTGCCGCTGGCGATCGAGCCCTTGCATCCGGCCTACGCGGCCGACCGCGCCTGCGTGAACACGACAAGGCAGGCGCTCGATATCTGCGACCGGCTGGATCCCGGCCGCACCGGCATGCTCGGCGTCGCGCTCGATGTCTATCACATCTGGTGGGACCCGGAGCTGATCGGTCAGATCGCGCGCGCCGGCAAGGATCGGCTGCTCGCGTTCCATGTCTGCGACTGGCTGGTGCCGACCAGGGACATCCTCAACGACCGCGGCATGATGGGCGACGGCGTCATCGACATCAAATCGGTGCGTCACGCGGTCGAAGCGCAGGGCTTTGCCGGCTATTCGGAGATCGAAATCTTCTCCAACGACTGGTGGGGCAAGCCGATGGACGAGGTGCTGCGCACCTGCATCGCGCGGCACAAGACGGTGGTGTAG
- a CDS encoding dihydrodipicolinate synthase family protein: protein MNKPVQPMSSLSLKLPKADRSIETYRLAASRTFPAKLEGPLNRIAFSAVHTVADPFADSDPWLSVAVDWDKTIAFREHVWDLGLGVAEAMDTAQRGMGLDWPTSLELITRSVGAAKRRNALVFSGAGTDHLAVEDAKSLDDVIRAYEEQISAVEKVGGRIILMASRALAKLGRNADDYAKVYDRVLSQVREPVIIHWLGDMFDPALTGYWGTGDLDKAMDTAVAIINGNAAKVDGVKVSLLDKQREIDMRRRLDKRIKMYTGDDFNYAELIAGDSEGFSHALLGIFDAIAPAASYALSRLAAGDEAGFHDVLGPTVPLSRHIFKAPTRFYKTGVVFMAYLNGHQDHFTMVGGQESARSMLHLAELFRLADQAGLLANPELATQRMKTVLASHGLES, encoded by the coding sequence ATGAACAAGCCCGTCCAGCCGATGTCATCATTGTCGCTCAAACTGCCGAAAGCCGATCGGTCGATCGAGACCTACCGGCTCGCGGCCTCGCGCACGTTTCCCGCAAAGCTCGAGGGGCCGCTGAACCGCATCGCGTTCTCGGCCGTGCACACGGTCGCCGATCCCTTCGCGGACAGCGATCCCTGGCTGTCGGTCGCCGTCGACTGGGACAAGACCATCGCCTTCCGCGAGCATGTCTGGGACCTCGGCCTCGGCGTTGCCGAAGCCATGGACACCGCGCAACGCGGCATGGGCCTGGACTGGCCGACCTCGCTCGAGCTGATCACGCGCTCGGTCGGCGCCGCCAAGCGACGCAACGCGCTGGTGTTCTCCGGTGCCGGCACCGATCATCTCGCGGTCGAGGATGCCAAGAGCCTCGATGACGTGATCCGCGCCTATGAGGAACAGATCTCGGCGGTTGAGAAGGTCGGCGGCCGCATCATCCTGATGGCATCGCGCGCGCTGGCCAAGCTCGGCCGCAACGCCGACGACTACGCCAAGGTCTATGACCGCGTGCTGTCGCAGGTCCGTGAACCCGTCATCATCCACTGGCTCGGCGACATGTTCGACCCGGCATTGACTGGCTATTGGGGCACCGGGGATCTCGACAAGGCGATGGACACGGCCGTTGCCATCATCAACGGCAACGCCGCCAAGGTCGACGGCGTCAAGGTCTCGCTGCTGGACAAGCAGCGCGAGATCGACATGCGCCGGCGTCTCGACAAGCGCATCAAGATGTACACCGGCGACGACTTCAACTATGCGGAGCTGATCGCCGGCGACAGCGAAGGTTTTTCGCACGCGCTGCTCGGCATCTTCGACGCGATCGCGCCGGCGGCGTCCTATGCGCTGTCGCGGCTGGCGGCCGGCGACGAAGCCGGCTTCCACGACGTGCTGGGACCGACGGTGCCGCTGTCGCGGCACATCTTCAAGGCGCCGACGCGCTTCTACAAGACCGGCGTGGTGTTCATGGCGTATCTGAACGGCCACCAGGATCATTTCACCATGGTCGGGGGACAGGAGAGCGCGCGCTCGATGCTGCATCTGGCCGAGCTGTTCCGGCTGGCCGATCAAGCCGGCCTGCTTGCCAACCCGGAGCTGGCGACGCAACGGATGAAGACCGTGCTGGCCTCGCATGGACTTGAATCCTGA
- a CDS encoding Gfo/Idh/MocA family protein has product MTTQRLGLIMNGVTGRMGLNQHLIRSIVAIREQGGVRLNNGDRVMPDPILVGRSAEKVEALAKRYNITRWTTDLDAALADKNDTMFFDAATTQARPGLLTQAINAGKHVYCEKPIATNFEEALEVVKLANAKGVKHGTVQDKLFLPGLKKIAFLRDSGFFGRILSVRGEFGYWVFEGGWQEAQRPSWNYRDEDGGGIILDMVCHWRYVLDNLFGNVQSVVCIGNTDIPERFDEQGKTYKATADDSAYATFQLEGGVIAHINMSWVTRVYRDDLVTFQVDGTHGSAVAGLTDCMIQARQATPRPVWNPDEKRLHDFYGDWQKLPDNVTYDNGFREQWEMFIRHVYEDAPYKFTLLEGAKGVQLAECALKSWKERRWIDVAPIKA; this is encoded by the coding sequence ATGACCACGCAGCGCCTCGGCCTCATCATGAACGGCGTCACCGGCCGCATGGGGCTCAACCAGCATCTGATCCGCTCGATCGTCGCGATCCGCGAACAGGGCGGCGTCCGCTTGAACAACGGCGATCGCGTGATGCCCGATCCGATCCTGGTCGGCCGCAGCGCCGAGAAGGTCGAGGCGCTCGCCAAGCGCTACAACATCACGCGCTGGACCACCGACCTCGATGCGGCGCTCGCCGACAAGAACGACACCATGTTCTTCGACGCCGCGACCACGCAGGCGCGGCCCGGTCTGCTGACCCAGGCCATCAACGCCGGCAAGCACGTCTATTGTGAGAAGCCGATCGCGACGAATTTTGAAGAGGCTCTCGAAGTCGTGAAGCTCGCCAATGCCAAGGGCGTCAAGCACGGCACGGTGCAAGACAAGCTGTTCCTGCCCGGCCTGAAGAAGATCGCCTTCCTGCGCGACTCCGGTTTCTTCGGCCGCATTCTCTCCGTGCGCGGCGAGTTCGGCTATTGGGTCTTCGAAGGCGGCTGGCAGGAGGCGCAGCGCCCGTCCTGGAACTATCGCGACGAGGACGGCGGCGGCATCATCCTGGACATGGTCTGCCACTGGCGTTACGTGCTCGACAACCTCTTCGGCAACGTCCAGAGCGTGGTCTGCATCGGCAACACCGACATTCCCGAGCGTTTCGACGAGCAGGGCAAGACGTATAAGGCGACCGCGGACGATTCCGCCTACGCGACCTTTCAGCTCGAAGGCGGCGTCATCGCCCACATCAACATGTCCTGGGTCACCCGCGTCTATCGCGACGATCTCGTTACCTTCCAGGTCGACGGCACGCATGGCTCGGCGGTCGCGGGCCTCACCGACTGCATGATTCAGGCGCGGCAGGCGACGCCCCGTCCGGTCTGGAATCCCGACGAGAAGCGGCTGCATGATTTCTACGGCGACTGGCAGAAGCTGCCCGACAACGTTACCTACGACAACGGCTTTAGGGAGCAGTGGGAGATGTTCATCCGCCACGTCTACGAAGATGCGCCCTACAAGTTCACGCTGCTCGAAGGCGCCAAGGGCGTGCAGCTCGCCGAATGCGCGCTGAAGAGCTGGAAGGAGCGGCGATGGATCGACGTCGCCCCGATCAAGGCGTGA
- a CDS encoding ABC transporter ATP-binding protein — MSETAQPAAHLRLVSDRAAGDASGIKLSGVSKTYRTRDGDVPSLRPLDFHINDGEFFVVVGPSGCGKSTLLKLISGLLPPTSGEVLVEGEKVTKPHGNVGIVFQNALLLPWRNILNNVMLPIDMKRLPRQQYLDRAKALLKLVGLEGFEKKLPWQLSGGMQQRASICRALVHDPKIMLMDEPFGALDALTRERMNVELMRIQRETKKTVLLITHSIPEAVFLADRVLVMTERPGAIAAIYDVPLPRPRSLDVMADPVFTELVQRIRKHFFSQGSLD; from the coding sequence ATGAGCGAAACCGCGCAGCCGGCCGCACATCTGAGACTGGTGAGCGACCGGGCTGCCGGCGATGCGTCGGGCATAAAACTGTCAGGCGTGTCCAAGACCTATCGGACGCGCGACGGCGACGTGCCGTCGCTGCGGCCGCTCGACTTCCACATCAACGACGGCGAGTTCTTCGTCGTCGTCGGCCCAAGCGGTTGCGGCAAGTCCACCCTGCTCAAGCTGATCTCGGGATTGCTGCCGCCGACATCAGGCGAGGTCCTGGTCGAGGGCGAGAAGGTGACGAAGCCGCACGGCAATGTCGGCATCGTCTTCCAGAACGCGTTGCTGCTGCCATGGCGCAACATCCTCAACAACGTGATGCTGCCGATCGACATGAAGCGGCTGCCGCGACAACAATATCTCGACCGCGCCAAGGCGCTGTTGAAGCTCGTCGGTCTCGAAGGTTTCGAGAAGAAGCTGCCCTGGCAGCTCTCCGGCGGCATGCAGCAACGCGCCTCGATCTGCCGCGCGCTGGTGCACGATCCCAAGATCATGCTGATGGACGAGCCGTTCGGCGCGCTCGATGCGCTGACGCGCGAACGCATGAATGTCGAATTGATGCGGATCCAGCGCGAGACGAAGAAGACGGTGCTGCTGATCACGCATTCGATTCCGGAGGCGGTGTTCCTCGCCGACCGCGTGCTTGTCATGACCGAGCGGCCCGGTGCGATCGCCGCGATCTACGACGTGCCGCTGCCGCGCCCGCGCTCGCTCGACGTGATGGCCGACCCTGTCTTCACCGAACTGGTGCAGCGCATCCGCAAGCACTTTTTTTCGCAAGGTTCTCTGGACTAA
- a CDS encoding ABC transporter substrate-binding protein, producing the protein MKRWIGVVSAVLMTFAAMPAQAADKVVLMLNWYVYGEHAPFYYGKAKGIYAAEGIDLEIQEGRGSAATTQAVAAKTADFGYVDVPTMMRAAIKGAPVVATGVLLQTSPMSAMGLVDKNIRKPEDIKGKTVAITPADSMTQIWPLFLKKTGLKESDFKTVAGDGQTKLNAVINGQADLLLGYVMDQSMKIKDATGKDVYPIKFADYGINMVSSGIIANVDYVKANADLVRRFMSATTKAVEAAEKEPKAAAQAILDANPKGGKIDTLTQGFELTIPLYRTAETKSKRPFQVTDQNMTDSVNLMVEYGGLDAKAKENPKAFYTNDYLPKSGS; encoded by the coding sequence ATGAAGCGGTGGATAGGGGTTGTCTCGGCGGTGCTGATGACCTTTGCGGCCATGCCGGCACAGGCGGCCGACAAGGTCGTGCTGATGCTGAACTGGTACGTTTATGGCGAGCACGCGCCGTTCTATTACGGCAAGGCCAAGGGCATTTACGCGGCCGAAGGCATCGACCTCGAGATCCAGGAAGGCCGCGGCTCGGCAGCGACCACGCAGGCCGTTGCCGCCAAGACCGCGGACTTCGGCTATGTCGACGTCCCCACCATGATGCGCGCCGCGATCAAGGGGGCGCCCGTGGTCGCCACCGGCGTGCTGCTCCAGACCTCACCGATGTCCGCCATGGGCTTGGTCGACAAGAACATCAGGAAGCCCGAGGACATCAAGGGCAAGACGGTGGCGATCACGCCGGCCGACTCCATGACCCAGATCTGGCCGCTGTTCCTGAAGAAGACCGGCCTGAAAGAGAGTGACTTCAAGACCGTTGCAGGCGACGGCCAGACCAAGCTCAACGCCGTCATCAATGGCCAGGCCGACCTCTTGCTCGGCTACGTCATGGACCAGTCGATGAAGATCAAGGACGCCACCGGCAAGGACGTCTACCCGATCAAGTTCGCCGACTACGGCATCAACATGGTGTCGTCGGGCATCATCGCCAACGTCGACTATGTGAAGGCCAATGCCGATCTCGTCCGCCGCTTCATGTCGGCGACCACCAAGGCGGTCGAAGCCGCCGAGAAGGAGCCGAAGGCGGCGGCGCAGGCGATCCTCGATGCCAACCCCAAGGGCGGCAAGATCGATACGCTGACCCAGGGCTTTGAGCTGACCATTCCGCTCTACCGGACCGCGGAGACCAAGAGCAAGCGGCCGTTCCAGGTCACCGACCAGAACATGACGGACTCGGTCAATCTGATGGTCGAATATGGCGGCCTCGACGCCAAGGCCAAGGAGAACCCGAAGGCCTTCTACACTAACGACTATTTGCCGAAGAGTGGCTCGTGA
- a CDS encoding ABC transporter permease, with protein MAELKPQSAVSKMLNAAWIRPFLFLVFIVVAWDLAIRLFKIPAYQIPAPLDVVAVLRTEWPELLRQSWPTTYATVCGFLLSALFGIPVAMLIAGSKTVESYVYPLLVFSQSVPKIAIAPLFVVWFGFGIIPKVISAFLLGFFPVVVSAVQGFKSVDPDMVDLARAMQGSRFQVFRAVNLPHALPAIFSGLKVSVTLAVVGAVVGEFVGSNSGIGYVMQRSIGTFDLPTMFAALVILALLGVVLFWVVDRIEKLVIPWHVSQREDVIFAS; from the coding sequence GTGGCTGAGTTGAAGCCGCAGAGTGCGGTGTCCAAGATGCTGAATGCGGCCTGGATTCGGCCGTTCTTGTTCCTCGTCTTCATCGTCGTCGCCTGGGATCTCGCGATCCGGCTGTTCAAGATTCCCGCCTACCAGATCCCGGCCCCGCTCGATGTCGTCGCCGTGCTGCGCACCGAATGGCCGGAACTGCTGCGCCAGTCCTGGCCGACCACCTATGCGACCGTCTGCGGTTTCCTGCTGTCGGCGCTGTTCGGCATTCCCGTCGCGATGTTGATTGCGGGCTCGAAGACGGTGGAGAGCTACGTCTACCCGCTGCTGGTGTTCTCGCAATCCGTGCCGAAGATCGCGATCGCGCCGCTGTTCGTGGTGTGGTTCGGCTTCGGCATCATCCCCAAGGTGATTTCGGCGTTCCTGCTCGGCTTCTTCCCCGTGGTGGTCTCCGCGGTGCAGGGCTTCAAGTCGGTCGATCCTGACATGGTCGATCTCGCCCGCGCCATGCAGGGCAGCCGCTTCCAGGTATTCCGTGCGGTGAACCTGCCGCATGCGCTGCCGGCGATCTTCTCAGGGCTGAAAGTGTCGGTGACGCTTGCTGTGGTCGGCGCCGTCGTCGGCGAGTTCGTCGGCTCCAATTCCGGCATCGGCTATGTGATGCAGCGCTCGATCGGCACCTTCGACCTGCCGACCATGTTCGCGGCGCTGGTGATCCTGGCGCTGCTCGGCGTGGTGCTGTTCTGGGTCGTCGACCGGATCGAGAAGCTGGTCATTCCCTGGCATGTCAGCCAGCGCGAGGACGTGATTTTCGCCTCTTGA
- a CDS encoding TetR/AcrR family transcriptional regulator: protein MRLRILEAAKQEFSAHGLAGARVDRIAAKAGANKRMLYYHVGNKDELYLAVLEGAYDKIRSEERGLDLEHLDPPEAIRRLIEFTWNYFLRNPEFLSLLQTENLARAKHLKRSTKVKSMHSPFVEMIRTVVRRGVDSGDFQVAVDPVQLYISIAGLCFFYLSNSATLSVIFGRDLLDKKAKDERLAHMIGLVLAALTGQSVALFEIAKEPKSRATVVQTA, encoded by the coding sequence ATGCGGCTGCGCATTCTCGAAGCCGCCAAGCAGGAGTTCTCCGCCCATGGCCTCGCCGGCGCGCGCGTCGACCGCATCGCGGCGAAAGCCGGCGCCAACAAGCGCATGCTGTACTACCATGTCGGCAACAAGGACGAGCTTTACCTCGCGGTGCTCGAAGGCGCCTATGACAAAATCCGCAGCGAGGAGCGGGGGCTCGATCTCGAACATCTCGATCCGCCCGAGGCCATCAGGCGCCTGATCGAGTTCACCTGGAATTACTTCCTGCGCAATCCCGAATTCCTGTCGCTGCTCCAGACCGAGAACCTCGCGCGGGCAAAGCACCTGAAGCGCTCGACCAAGGTCAAGTCGATGCACTCGCCTTTCGTCGAGATGATCCGCACCGTGGTGCGCCGTGGTGTCGACAGCGGCGACTTCCAGGTCGCTGTCGATCCGGTGCAGCTCTACATCTCCATCGCCGGCCTCTGTTTCTTCTACCTCTCGAACTCGGCGACGCTCAGCGTGATCTTCGGCCGCGATTTGCTGGACAAGAAGGCCAAGGATGAGCGGCTCGCGCACATGATCGGCCTCGTGCTCGCCGCGCTGACGGGACAGTCCGTGGCGCTGTTCGAGATCGCGAAAGAGCCGAAGTCGCGCGCGACGGTGGTTCAGACGGCGTAA